The genomic stretch TTTGCTTAAGCTTAGGAACACTAACATCTTCTAATTTCAATGATTTTCCAAATTCCTTAATCAACATAGCTTTCATATAGCTCCCTTTTCAGCTGATTCTATTTCCTTTAAAATATTACCCTTTGTATCTTTACTTATGACTGAGGATATTAATAGGATTACCCCTACAATTAACAGAGCATAAAACATAACTAATGGAAACTTAGATGCACCAATAGACGCTAAGACGAGGCTTATAATGGTTGGAGACGCTCCTCCTATAGCAAAGCCTGAATTCCAGGTAAACGCAACACCGGTTCCTCTAATGTTAGTAGGATAAGCCTCATTTAGATATGTCATTAACATACCTCCTCCGAAATCGCTTAGTAATGATATTAAAAACGTAACCAAAATTATATTGTTCAGAGAACTTATACTTAAAGATCCTAAATATAAATATAGAGGGGAAATAGCAATTACTATTACTGCTCCTAATATCGACATTAATTTTCTTCCTATATGCTGAGAAATTTCACCTCCTAATGCCGGTCCTATTATCATACCAATTGAAGCTATTATCATCGTAATTCCTATTTCAGCCTTTGTCAAGCCATTAATTTTACTTAGAAATGTTGGAAATAAACCTTGTGTTAAATAGTACATTAATGCCCATCCTATAGTAAGTACTAAAGCAATACCGAATGTTCTTCTATATTTAGAGAAAAGTTCCCTAACCGGTGATCTTATAGTTTTTCCTCTCTCCTTAACTTTCTGCCAAGCATCTGACTCAGGAACTAAATAGTTAACGAAACCTAATACTGCCAATGGTAGAAGCCCACCAAAAAACATTACTCTCCAACCCCATACTAAATAGGATGATCCTGGGAATAACAGAGCAGTCATATAAAACCACGCTGAAGCGATTAAATATGCCGCTCCAGCAGCAGAGAAACCTATTCCTCCTACCCAACCTCTATGTCTTTCTGGTACGGATTCTGGCCCTATAGTATGGCTTCCTGCAGTTACGCCTCCAACAAAGAATCCCTCCGCTAATCTTACTAGGATTATTAATATTGGAGCAAAAATTCCTACTACTGCATAAGTTGGTAATGCACCTTGAAGACTCGCAGTAATAACCAGTCCTATTATACCGTAGAGTATTGCCTTCTTTCTTCCTAATTTGTCCGAAATATTATTTCCGAAATACAAAGCTCCTACTGGCCTCATAAGAAATGATGTTAAAAAGGTCGCATAAGTAGCAGCTATTGCAAGAAACACCACCTTTGATGGGAAGAACAGTTCTGCTATGTACGGAGTAACAAGTAGGATACTAAAGAGATCGTACAAATCGAAAGTCCACGCTAGAAACGTAGCCAAAATCCATTTAGCATGTTTACTAGTTAATTTATCATCTGGTTTCATCTTTATATTGACCCCTACATCATAATTTATTATTTTCACTTATAAATGTTACTTGAATAAAACACATTATAAAAATAATAAATTTAATCATTAATATTTTTCTAATCAATGCACACATCAAATTGGTTTGAATTCAAGGTAGGTCAAAGCCAGCACATTACTTATAATATAACTACTTTTTGAATCAATCCAACTATGAGTTCTCCATTAATTTGCAAATGTAAATCAATCACCTTTTAGCTTAATCACATCACATAGTATCTATATCCGAGTAC from Sulfolobus sp. S-194 encodes the following:
- a CDS encoding MFS transporter; translated protein: MKPDDKLTSKHAKWILATFLAWTFDLYDLFSILLVTPYIAELFFPSKVVFLAIAATYATFLTSFLMRPVGALYFGNNISDKLGRKKAILYGIIGLVITASLQGALPTYAVVGIFAPILIILVRLAEGFFVGGVTAGSHTIGPESVPERHRGWVGGIGFSAAGAAYLIASAWFYMTALLFPGSSYLVWGWRVMFFGGLLPLAVLGFVNYLVPESDAWQKVKERGKTIRSPVRELFSKYRRTFGIALVLTIGWALMYYLTQGLFPTFLSKINGLTKAEIGITMIIASIGMIIGPALGGEISQHIGRKLMSILGAVIVIAISPLYLYLGSLSISSLNNIILVTFLISLLSDFGGGMLMTYLNEAYPTNIRGTGVAFTWNSGFAIGGASPTIISLVLASIGASKFPLVMFYALLIVGVILLISSVISKDTKGNILKEIESAEKGAI